The Zingiber officinale cultivar Zhangliang chromosome 2A, Zo_v1.1, whole genome shotgun sequence genomic sequence ataaatcgaatttcaaaatatgttcttaggaatacctccatacgtcgcttccaatctgcgaagtctccctcaaattttggtggaacgatgcttggtccggccatcttgttgcttcgatcggcggttagtcctcctgaagcgtccttgctctgataccacttgttggtccctttggaggccggcaagaggggaggggtgaattgccctgaaaaaataagCCACAAacatttctcggattttcaactaatttaaaggaacttgtaattaaaaaaaaacagagactaaataaacagaaataagacacagagaatttacttggtttgcaatcaggggattgctaatccaaggaaagtaagcgcactatctgaagatctccttcgggcggagtagcctctttacagcgttgacagcacagacagaaaagtagaaataaaagaatggattacaagttgttgttctcAATGAATTGATtagtttctggaccaaggctatatttatagccttggtcggggcgcctggaagggttccgggcgccctaggggggataaattttatcccccaacgttcagatcaagtcaaagctcgatccggtcaaaaacttcattccgggcgcccggaagggttccgggcgccccgggctgttccggacgcccgaaatggttccgggcgccccgaggcctgaagtcaacaaagttgactttctcgtctccggttcagctcatctcggtccgggtcttgttcgctccggctccgctagcttgggtgatctcggccatccggaatagggctcacccgaacccaagttccggccttctcctcgagcagccttccttcccggtttctcatccctcgaacgccacgcacgttcttctcgtccaccggtgtactcttccgcggtcaccttgtccctcggacgcaccgagcccgtcggctctctcccgtgccgtccttctcgctagccgcgtcttccgctcgacttcctgtgttcctaagttcctgcactcttagacacaagggttagacaacgcaggacctagcttaacttgtttgatcacatcaaaacacctcgagATTCCAATAGTTAGGTTATTAGTGCTAGTCTGTTTGGTGATCTACTTTTCTCTATCTTCAATAGCAAGATATGAGAATTGTATTTCATTGAAAGGATTTGATTTTAGTCTAACTGGAGGATCTCTCTACACTTTACCTTATTTTTGATAGTTGAAggttttgaaaatagtcatgattcattagaTTTGATGAGTACTTGAactcccatggtgatttcttaactaCATCTTGGTCACTAGATTGATGCTCGAATCATTAAAGATCATTTGGAAAAAATGGAAATCTCAATAGTTGCATCGTTACAAATGTgcaatttaaagaaaaaaatgaaaaagatgaaataagggattgaaaaatttattgtcatgagtggaaactaggtATTTGCCCCTTAGaaatcgagttaggttactggagaaacGAACACTAGATTTATCTTGATATCAAGCACATTCTTTGGACCTTGGGTAGATTTAAGATACATGAACCAAGCAGTGTTTACTGTtgggaataaaaggaaaagatagTTCAATGACAACTTGACTAGGATAAGGAATTGATACTTGAGAAATTTAGGCCACGATTTGCACTGAGCGCGGAGAACTCATTCTTAGGCTAAGTTAAATCCATTTAtgatcatgtggcaaaaggcgaaatcgctcgcccccagcgcccccgccgcacccgacctaaggccatcacgagggaaaatccatttatgatcatgctcattattgaaattgtttgatagagttaaattgattcaccaaggattatgatGCACTTACTACTATACATATTTCTAGACTGCAAAATTTTATTTGATAACAATCAAACGCTTTCTTAAAGATCATTCTTGATTATTCTCATTGGTTTCACTAGTTTGATAGAACTAAATAGAATCACTAGGGATACACATTTTTATCTCATAAATCTAGATTGCAGAGTTTGCTTAAGGACAAGCAAacgtttaagtctgggggtgtgatgcgCGTAGATTATATATGCTATTTTGCATTATTTGACTCACATATACTTATATTTCATGTTTATGATTTATGTATTTTGCATccttttctatcatatttcagcataattactattttatGTCCAGAGGTCTGCTTGGTGTTTGTTTTCACTTTCAAGAGCAGTTGGAGTGGAAAAGGATTTTAAAGATGCAAAAGAAAATCATTCGAAGAAGACCATGACCTAGCACTTGTTTACCCCGTGGAGAGAAAAGCAAGGATTGGAGTGCTCAAGTCATTCAAAATGCAAATTGGGCTTGGCCATACCTTGAGGCACCACTAAGGTAGCAGCAAAGACAAGgggtcatgccaaatggcacggcgaAGAGGAAGAACCAAAGCAGAAATGGGtatggtcgtgccaaatggcacaactAGGAATTTTCCCATGCCTTTTTCCAAAACAGGATGCTTGGAGGCATGGGCATGCCTCCAAAACTCTGGTTTGAAGAACaagccgtgccaaatggcacgacccagAAGGGCTAAACAGAGACTATTTTGATCGTGCTATTTGGTACGACCAAAAGCCAGAGAAAGCTTTggttgtgccaaatggcacggctagGTGCCCAGAGCTAGAACTAATTTGGCTTTGGCTATGCCATTCGGCATGGCCAGGTAGCCAGAAGGCGCTTGGGCTTTGTCTCAAGGCACGGCTACCCCATCCCTCACCTCTTTAAAAGGGGCATTTCATCCCCTTCAAAAGGGAGGAGGGTTCCAAGATGGGAGGCAATCATCTAGGCCAAATCCTTGCATTTGGAGACGCCATTTGGATGATCCGAGGTTATTCTACTGCTCCATCCTCATCGACACTCCAAGATCTACATCCAAAGGCTTCACTCGACATCAAGAATAagcttcttcttccctttctcttgGATTCTTGAAGTTTCTATCAATTTTAGTCTTTGGATTATAGCTCTTtctattatggagtagatctttattgttctaggatgtaggaagtaattgtaatgtgtggatGATATAAAACTTTATGGAATTACCAATTCCTAGTTTGATAAAGCTTGTATGcacttgttctgtttgatgaaatgtaTGCAAGAAGGTTTTCTGTATGGGCATcaatttatctatctagatttCATTTCTATATGCGTAGATCTCAATTCTATAATAGATACATTGTTGTGTGTCTAGTTCTGAACATAAACCTGAATTTTTATTGAACAAATGCATATATTGGTACCTCTTTTGAGTGTATGCTCTGATATAGCTCAGCATAGCTTTAGGATACTTGTTTAAcattgagtatctaaggtaactatccttctatatggatCATAACCTCTTAAGGGATAACAATTCTGTGTAAGAAAGagtctatcacttgacctaatggaCTTTTCCTAATCGTATGCTATgcaagtgacctacgtaatctagagacgtaAACCCGGGGGAGACCTTGTGACAGGAGGTACTCTACTAAAAACCcagactctctaagttacttcttcacttgatgacatACTTGGTTATTGGCAGAGAGAGTACTCTGATACACCATCATGGGGTGATAGTTGGTAGTAAATTAGGCTTTCTTGCAAACATAGAAGTTGAAAACTAGGATTGGGCAAATCCATAGCACAACAtccaccattacaatgaaaccgaaGACCTAGAATATTTATTTGAATTAAGGGCCTCCTCAACTACTCTTTCTTCTGTTCTTTCACATTTTAGTTAAAAATCTCAAATCAAACCACTATCAATTATGTCTAGCTAAATTCAAAGTGTAAAATCAATTATCATTTGATCCTCAGTTCTCATGGGATtgacttataaattttattacttgacgacgctCGTACGCTTGCGAGTTTTTTCACATATCATCGTCAAGTGATGATAGTGTACGTCAGTACAGATTCCATGTTGGCAGATCCACTCACTAAGGGCTTGGTGCATAAGGTATTTCATTCACATGTGAATATAAGGGTCCTTATTATGGAAGAAGTATACATATAGTGGgagtctgtatttattttattactctTTATTTGTTAACAAAAATaaacattttgttttgattattgtacatacttaaaattcaaaatattcaTGGGTATTTTATTTGTTTGAcactttgaaataaaaatatcatgATTTACTGTTGATGTTTAGCATATAGTATTTATAAATATGAAATAGATTCATTTTGGAATCATAAAGTTTGATCATGATTTGATATTGCAATTCGGCATAAAGTATTTTACAAATATGACCCTTGTAGGTCACCTTTGGACTAGTTGGAAATTGATATGTATTGATcacattttatgtaattttcatggtacacatccacatcttgatctatgtcattaataatATTGGTATTATGATTACTGTTAGGGCTTGTTACAATCATATATAGTaactatgacctctttagtcctataccaatgaagttaatggagCAGGTTGTTTACAGGAGGTATTTTGTACCAATAAAGTTTGACATTGTTGTTTACGTCAACTAAGATTTCTTATATGTTATACACAAATTATATGTAGctcaagtggaagattgttagatttTATTTCCTTTAGGTAGGCTCACATGCGATTTATCACATATGAATTTATGTCGTTAAGAAACCAAACTTGTTATGTGATATGACTCAAGTTTATTGAGTTTTGGTTATTGGATATGAACTTCATATGTGTAGAACCTTAAATCCACATaatgatctatgtcattaataatattaatactaTGATTACTGTTAGGGCTCGTTGCAGTCATATATAGTAATTATGACTTTTTTAGTtttataccaatgaagttaatagATTAGATTGTTTATAGGAGGTATTTTGTACCTATAAAGTTTGACATTGTTGTTGAAGTTAGGTTTCTCATATGTTGTACACAAATCACATGTAGctcaagtgagagattgttgaatTTTATTTCCATTAGGTGGGCTCACATGCGATTTGTCACATACAAAATTATGTCATTAAGAAACCAAACCCATTATGTGATACGACTAAAGTttatttggttttggttattggATGTGGACTTCATATGTGTAGAACCTTAAATCCACATCATCATTATCTATGAACTGATAACGGATGTGGATCGTCTGTATAAGGGTTTGATCCCTATTAAATTATGGATCAGACAAATTTCAACGTTCTCCATTGATGTAGTGATTCCGGTGTTGTCATCCTAATTCCTCTTGAAGACCACCCTctacttttccttcttcttccataGGATTTCTGATACGAGCATGACAAACGACGCTCTCTGAGGCAATGTTGACTCTGCTGCATTCAGGTTCTATGTCTCAGAAtctttagtttttcttgatttcaaTTATGTCGTAAGATTTGATGAAACTAAATccttgttcttgtatttcatgTTATTTGAATTCATGTGGTTTAAGATTTACAAGATTTAACACATGTTACTAAAAAGAGTGCGCAATCCACTTATTTTTCATGATATTTCTCATGATATCCCGATGATTATTCTCTCCTAAATCTAAAATCATTTACTCCATTTTATTGAAGTTCTTCTCAACTCGTTTTCCTTTTCTGGTGAATTTAGtctatttattttgttattacTAATAGAAACTAGTTATTTCTTTGGATCAATGGAAGAAAACTTTTATTCATTTCATTTAAATACTTATACTATACTTGATATTATCACGTTTTGGTCATAAAGTTGGGGTCTGATGTTATTCTTCTAGCAGAACGTTTTTCTATACGAATCATGATATTTACTTGACGATCATAAATAAGCTTGAATTAACTTGAAGCTAAGTTAGTTTTGTTTGTGTACATCTAAATCAACAAAAGTGTAATCTCTGTATTTCAAACCATCAAAATTGTACTTTTGACGATGAACCAAGTAGAAAACCAGCATTACCTGCCAATGGTTGCAAATATATAGGGACGTTTAAATTAAAACTGTAATTACCTTGTCAAAGCGAGGATGGCGGAATCAAAGCAAAAGCAGGGAGCTTTGAATTTGATATTTTGTTCTTCTCCTATTGTTTTCGATGCCGGATTTCAATTTCTTATCTTTCATTGTGTTTGCAATTACCTACATCTAATGTTGTCAAATTGTTTGATTTTAATATTTGTTTCTAATTTATATATGTGTGCTAGCCAttcagattattattattattattattattattattattattattatttgataaaAGATGAGGAATTTTGCATGAAATTAGAAAATTAAGAATTTGACATTGAGGTCAATTAATTGTGTTATtctaacaattttaaaaaatatacaaatcattttttaaaagctCATTAAGTTATCAGAGtgatataaaaattatttgatatttttgtttgtttgtgtaTTACAATCTCATTTATAATTTTCATGTCGAACTAAATACTTGCAGAATTTAGATCATGCTGTCTTTTTTGAGATGCGATGGATCTCATGGGGGattaataaaaaaagaaagataaaTCCAAATAGCAACATTGACTAGTCCTGAATTACCGGTTCGATCCGATGAAATTTTTTGCGTcctatttagagaaaaaattcatACAAATTCGTTATAGCTAGAGATCGAATCGTAGATATCTAAGTGCCAATCTGAATGTCCTGCTGTTGTACCATAATCCAAGAGTATTTTATGGGTGATTAGTATAACTATTGATAGTTGGAATAGGACATATTGTGGAAAAATAAACATATTGTATTCACGTATAATTATGAATCATTTAattactataaaagaaaattctataaaaatagttTAGATAAATAAGTTTTCTTGGTTGTTTTCTGTTTCTAATAATTACCCAGCACAGGTTGATAGTTAAATTATATGGATTTATTCCTGAGCACAGAATGTTGACACTTCTAGTTTTCACTTACTACATGTCTAATTCAAGAACAATATGGTACATATCAGCTGTATAGTATAATGATATTCTCTCAAATCATATTGGTTTTATATAATCACTCTTATTTTGAATACCAACGTATTAAGAGAACAATGTTGGAAGATTACATTACATAGTGCTTCAGAAATACAGAGGCTAACAAGCAACgcatgatggaagagattgacaAAGGATTGTTTGAATAgcaaaacaagtttgagaattaaGGAAGGTATTAGCAATGGATAAGTTGGCTAGGAGAACTAGTACACACCACACCAGATGTTTTAATAATTTCATCTTTGCATTGACAGAAAACTCTGCTTACTCTGAGTCAAATCATATGCCTTAAGACTGGAGTAGTCTTGCAAAACATTTGGGACGATTTGAATGGTTTGCCGCAATATGTTTGACCATCTCTATTATATCTTCATCCCTAGTTGTAATGTGAACCTCCCTTAGCCCATGCAGATGTTCTAATATTTTTGCCATTGACTAATAATGATCTAGGGGTAGTGggcaaatctattttaaaaatttcaaggCTTCGGACTGCACCTTCTTTGAAACTCACATTTCGCTCTATAATTTCCAGGAATTTAAGTTGTGCGAACCCTCCACGATCGAAGACCAAATCCTCATCATTATTGACGAATGACTCATATCCTAATTTCAAGTAGACCAAAGCGGGGAGATTTCTCATGACTTGTAGATCCTCGAGCTGCAGTCGTGTGAAGAACAGAGATATCTTGATGCCATGCTTCAGAGATGCAAACCAAGGAGGCAACTCGTAAAGTCTGCATCGTATCATGAGCTTGCAGAGCAGCAATGGCGGCGAAGCTACCTCATCTAGTGCCTTTTTCAGACTGCGGTCTGCCCAATGCAAAATCTTTAGAGATCGAAGGCTGTCATTGACCTTCGAGAGCAGGGCGCTGATCTCCTCCAGCATTCTGAGTGATAGATCAGAGCAACAAAAACTGATGGCAAGCTTCTGGACGTGGACAAGCTCACCAATCTCCTGTAGCGAATGCACATTACGAGTACGTGCCGTTCCAAACGTGGCAAGTCTTTTCAACTTTCTTATTCCTTTCGGGAACTTAAATCCTGTGAGGGAACCACCAAGCAGATAGACCAGTTTTCGGAGTTTGACGATGGAATTGGGTAGTTTTCTAATATTAGTTTCTCTTATATCGAAAAACTCTAGATTCTGCAAATCTCCTATTGAATCTGGCAATTCAAATAATTCAGTATTTCTTAGAGACAAGTACATCAAAAGAAACAACTTGGAAAAGCTCTTGCGGTGGAAATGATCAGTTTCCCTACATCCTTCCAGGTCAATTGCCCTCAACAGCCTCTGCTTTCTATAATCCTTCGGTGGTGGTACATCCTCACCAAATACCGTGAAGGATCGGAGGTGGGACAGATCAGTGTTAGACGCTAGTCCACTGCCTCCTACCTGTCACGACTTTATACTCTGCGTTTCTAgaactctcaatcgattgccatgtcagatTAGTGTCATCCTAGCAGTCCAAAGCTCACTACTTGTACAACAGTcatatctcaatcgatcgactgatcgattggggaggtttgaatcgatcggccgatcaattcagAGCGTCTTTATGCTCTCGTTGGAAAACTctgaatcgattgatcaatcgattcagGCTTCCTCGCTTCCTCACGAGAAAAAccaatctcaatcgattgactaatcgattgacGTTGcctaatcaatcgactgatcgattaggaaCGTCTTTATGCTCACGAtaagcagctcccaatcgatcaactgatcgattgggctgctgtttatcgtagcactctcccaatcgatcggttgatcgattgggttgttATTTATCGTAGCACTCTCCCAATCAATTTGTTGATTGATTGGGCTTGGtctaatttgatcacttgatctaATTGACCAATCCTAACTTGCCtgactcaagtctagggttcccaaatcgaacatctggtcaaccttgacctgttagatcttcttcaccaagtgttcgatcaatcctttgacccatttgaatttttctccttatgccaagtatctggtcaatcctttgacctacttagactttccaacactaggtgtccggtcatccttgacccacctagatttccacatgtctgactttactcacaaggtctttccATTTGCATAGCTTCAcccactagggtttttcacctaacttcactcaccagaattttcccactgcccgacttcactcaccaggccttccaaatgtctggcttcactcaccaggacttccaactgcctggcttcactcatcaagacttttacctatcttcactcattaggattttccactacctagcttcactcaccaggcttTTCCactacatggcttcactcaccaagactttcacaccaagtatctggtcaacaccgactcacttggatttttcacttatgccaaccttcctgttgaaCTTGCCTTACCtgacctctagttaggactttccaatcaagtatctggtcaaccttaacctacttgactcttcttcttctacCAACCATCCTTTTGGAATTACCCTTGCCTAaaccccagttaggacttctctagtcaagtatctggccaacgttgacttacttgacttcttCTCTCCGAacgaacaattgcacctgcaatctccattatCGTCAAGCCATCTCCATGTATTGCCAATTATCAAAACCAAAACATCacaactcaagcttgagccaactcaaacctGGTCAACTTTGAGtagagggatattgcaccaacacctttgACATTGTTCATGTAAGACACCTTCCAagtcattgaaggtgccttccttgAGGCAGATCAGCTCCTTAGTTGATCtttttctcctcgagtaggctttcgctctgacttctcatccctcagaagcaCCAATCACGTTCTTCTCGATCCACTGATGCACTCTTctacagcttctcatccctcagatgcaccaaacCTGTCAACTTTTTTCCCGTGCTATCATTCTCGTcagctgcgtctttcg encodes the following:
- the LOC122043774 gene encoding disease resistance protein Pik-2-like, giving the protein MEIAGAIVRSERRSQVGGSGLASNTDLSHLRSFTVFGEDVPPPKDYRKQRLLRAIDLEGCRETDHFHRKSFSKLFLLMYLSLRNTELFELPDSIGDLQNLEFFDIRETNIRKLPNSIVKLRKLVYLLGGSLTGFKFPKGIRKLKRLATFGTARTRNVHSLQEIGELVHVQKLAISFCCSDLSLRMLEEISALLSKVNDSLRSLKILHWADRSLKKALDEVASPPLLLCKLMIRCRLYELPPWFASLKHGIKISLFFTRLQLEDLQVMRNLPALVYLKLGYESFVNNDEDLVFDRGGFAQLKFLEIIERNVMLVFYLVHRQKYNFDGLKYRDYTFVDLDVHKQN